One window from the genome of Magnolia sinica isolate HGM2019 chromosome 4, MsV1, whole genome shotgun sequence encodes:
- the LOC131244090 gene encoding phosphoribosylamine--glycine ligase-like, producing MVLTFTQFIVLGKHLFNSGVSFTEERVVVLVIGGGGREHALCYALQRSHSCDAVFCAPGNAGIANSGNATCISDLDILDSSAVISFCRQWGVGLVVVGPEAPLVAGLSNDLVQAGIPTFGPSSEAAALEGSKDFMKKLCDKYGIPTAKYRTFTNPADAKQYIQDQGAPIVVKADGLAAGKGVVVAMTLEEAYEAVDSMLVKGLFGSAGYRVIIEEFLEGEEASFFALVDGQNALPLESAQDHKRVGDGDTGPNTGGMGAYSPAPILTRELQSVVMKTIILPTVKGMAAEGCKFVGVLYAGLMIEKQSGLPKLIEYNVRFGDPECQVLMVRLESDLAQVLLAACRGELGQVSLNWSPGSAMVVVMASQGYPGAYKKGSVIKNLEEAELVAPTVKIFHAGTALDSNGNFIAAGGRVLGITAKGKDIEEARDRAYQAVEEINWPEGFFRQDIGWRALPHQQFATKG from the exons ATGGTGCTCACATTTACACAAT TTATAGTTTTGGGTAAACATCTATTTAATTCCGGTGTTTCATTTACAGAAGAGAGGGTGGTAGTGTTGGTCATTGGCGGTGGGGGAAGGGAACACGCACTTTGCTATGCGTTACAACGTTCTCATTCCTGTGATGCAGTATTTTGTGCTCCGGGTAATGCTGGGATTGCTAATTCAGGGAATGCCACTTGCATATCAGATCTTGACATTTTAGACAGTTCAGCTGTCATCTCATTTTGTCGGCAGTGGGGAGTTGGGTTGGTTGTGGTAGGTCCAGAAGCTCCTTTGGTTGCTGGTCTTTCAAATGACCTTGTCCAGGCTGGGATCCCAACTTTCGGCCCTTCATCAGAGGCTGCGGCATTGGAGGGGTCAAAGGATTTTATGAAGAAGTTATGTGACAAATATGGAATTCCCACTGCAAAG TATCGAACGTTTACAAATCCTGCAGATGCAAAGCAGTACATTCAAGACCAAGGTGCGCCTATTGTTGTCAAGGCAGATGGGTTGGCTGCGGGAAAAGGAGTTGTTGTTGCTATGACTTTAGAAGAGGCATATGAAGCTGTTGATTCAATGCTGGTGAAGGGGCTTTTTGGGTCTGCTGGTTACAGAGTCATAATCGAGGAAttccttgaaggagaagaagCTTCATTTTTTGCTCTGGTGGATGGTCAGAATGCATTACCTCTCGAATCTGCTCAGGACCATAAACGAGTCGGTGATGGTGATACGGGACCAAATACAGGTGGGATGGGGGCATATTCCCCTGCACCCATATTAACGAGAGAGCTTCAATCGGTGGTCATGAAAACAATAATCCTCCCAACAGTGAAGGGAATGGCTGCAGAAGGTTGCAAGTTTGTTGGTGTCTTGTATGCAGGGCTTATGATTGAGAAACAATCCGGTCTACCTAAGCTTATCGAGTACAACGTTCGCTTTGGTGATCCAGAGTGCCAG GTTCTGATGGTTCGGTTGGAATCCGATTTGGCACAAGTTCTGCTTGCAGCTTGCAGAGGAGAATTGGGTCAGGTGTCGTTGAATTGGTCGCCAGGATCGGCCATGGTAGTGGTGATGGCTAGTCAAGGTTACCCTGGGGCGTACAAGAAGGGGTCTGTGATCAAAAACCTTGAAGAAGCGGAGCTTGTCGCTCCAACTGTCAAGATATTTCATGCCGGAACTGCACTTGATTCCAATGGTAACTTCATTGCAGCCGGGGGTCGTGTGCTTGGGATCACGGCCAAAGGGAAGGATATAGAAGAGGCCAGAGATAGAGCTTACCAAGCAGTCGAAGAAATAAACTGGCCGGAAGGGTTCTTCCGGCAAGATATTGGTTGGAGAGCACTTCCCCACCAGCAGTTTGCGACGAAAGGGTAA